One window of Salmo salar chromosome ssa11, Ssal_v3.1, whole genome shotgun sequence genomic DNA carries:
- the LOC106563321 gene encoding thyroid hormone-induced protein B translates to MLPFYLFTLFAIVQAQNRPLPGSCSFESSTCGYTSDPDFTSWTLNKDGYCISMDPGQEYQNRQEKRPEGEERSEGEGRGVLLSPAMEQEDWSCLRLMYQLSVSGSLQVQLRREGESFDWTLWNTQTASDSWLISSIDLQDTTEPYRVNNTPSGTWEAHTDC, encoded by the exons ATGCTTCCATTCTACCTCTTCACCCTGTTTG cCATAGTCCAAGCCCAGAATAGACCCTTGCCAGGCTCCTGTAGCTTTGAGTCCAGCACCTGCGGATACACATCAGACCCAGACTTTACGAGCTGGACGCTCAACAAAGATG GGTATTGTATCTCAATGGATCCAGGCCAGGAGTACCAGAATAGACAGGAGAAGAggccagagggagaggaaaggtcCGAGGGTGAGGGCAGGGGGGTTCTGCTGAGCCCGGCCATGGAGCAAGAGGACTGGAGCTGTCTCAGGCTGATGTACCAACTCTCCGTCTCGGGCTCCCTGCAGGTCCAGCTgcgtagggagggagagagcttcGACTGGACACTGTGGAACACCCAGACCGCCTCTGACAGCTGGCTCATCTCTAGCATCGACCTCCAGGACACCACAGAGCCGTACAGGGTAAATAATACACCCTCAGGAACATGGGAGGCACATACAGACTGTTAA